The Vibrio sp. 16 genome segment TCTCTTCAATGGTGAGGTCACCACAGGTGCCTGCCAAAGGATCTTGGAAAACACGCGCGCACTGCTCGGCTCGCTGATCCACACTTTGCTTTGTCACATCGAGTCCATCGATGATCACACGACCACCAATCATCGGCGTTTCGCCAGTTACCGCGCCCAACAAGGTCGATTTCCCCGCACCATTTGAGCCAATCACCGTAAGGAATTGATGCTCAGGCACTTCGAGTGAAACACCTCGAAGCGCTTTATTTTCCAGAATCGTCCCGGGATTAAAGGTGACTTGAATATCTTCCAACTGAATCATGCCACGCCTCCTGAATTATCGCCGCGCTTTACCGCCTGCGTTTTTGTCGCAGGCGAATTAGCCTTTTTTGCTTTTAGATTCCCTTTTAACTTCGGCGCAATCAGAGCAATCGCCACCAGCAGTGCGGTCACTAAGTTCAAATCCGATGCTTGGAGACCAAACATTCCCGAGCTCAATGCAAATGCAACGGCCAGTCTGTAAAGAACCGAGCCCACAATAACCGCCACCACGGCAACCCAAATCTTTTTACCTGGAATCAGCGTTTGACCGAGAATGACCGCCGCTAAACCGACCACAATCGTACCAACCCCAGAAGTCACATCAGCAAAGCTGTTGGTTTGAGCAAACAGCGCGCCAGCGAAGCCGACGAAACCATTCGACAAGGCAAGGCAAAAATAAGTGTAGAAAGCGGTGCTGGCTCCTTGAGCGGAAACCATACGCGCGTTAACTCCGGTCGCTCTTAACCCCAAACCAAAATCACTGTTGAGCAACCGCACCACAAACCACGCCGATATCAACACCAACACGCCAACCACTAAAGGCCGAATCAACATTGAATCCCCTAATGTTTCAAATGGCGTCAAGATGGTCTCTTCTCCTAGAAGAGCGATGTTTGGTCGGCCCATGATGCGGATGTTGATTGAAAACGCCGCAATCATGGTCAAAATAGAGGCAAGAAGATGAAGGATTCCACACCGAACGGCGAGAAATGCGGTAACCCAACCGGTTGCAGCACCAGCCAATATCGCCATGCCCGTTGCAACCCAAGGGTTAATACCTGAAACAATCGCCGTAGCGGCAACTGCGGCACCCATTGGGAAACTGCCATCAACACTCAAGTCAGGAAAATCAAGAACTCGGAAGGTTAGATAAACACCAAGAGCCACCAATCCGTAGAGCAGCCCTATTTCTAACGCCCCAAAAAACGCAAAAGCAGACATAACAACTCCCTTTTCTGCTCAATAACAAGAGAGCGCGCAAACGCTCTCTTCACTTTGGAGGGTTACTTAACGCTTGTCGCGCGATCTAATACTGAGGCAGGTACGGTTAAGCCAAGTTGTTTGGCGACACCTTGATTGACAACAAGATCGGAGCCTTTGGCCACTTTGACATCGAGCTCACCTGGCTCAGAGCCTTCCAAAATAGCGGCAACATAATCTGCCGTTTGAACACCCACTTGGTAATAATCGAAGCCTAGACCCGCAATCGCTCCTTTTTCAACGTAAGATGTTGCTCCGCCAAATACCGGCGTTTTCGCTTGGTTAGCCGCAACGATCATACCTTCAATTGCGCTGGCAACGGTGTTATCCGTCGGTGCATAAATAACATCCGATTTTTCGGCAATCGCTTGAGTGGCTGACTGTACATCAGCACTTTTTAGCGCCGTCGCTTCGACAACTTCCAAACCATGAGCTTTTGCGCTCTCTTTAAGCAGCTTCACTAATGTCACCGCATTTGCCTCACCAGGGTTAAAGACAACCCCAATGGATTTAACGTCAGGGAGCAACTCTTTAATCAGCTCGACATGTTGAGCGACAGGAGAAAGATCAGACAGGCCTGTGACGTTTTTGCCAGGCTGCTCCATTTGGCTAACGAGCTTAGCCCCTACAGGGTCGGTGACCGCAGTAAAAACAACCGGAATGGAACGCGTCGCCGACACCAAAGCCTGTGCCGTTGGCGTTGCAATGCCAACAAGAACATCAGGTTTTTCACCCACAAATTGACGAGCAATTTGTACGGCAATCGCAGGATTTCCCTGCGCGGTTTTGTAATCAAATTCGAGGTTTTCGCCTTGCTGATAGCCTTTGGCTTTAAGGCCATCAATCAATCCCTGACGTGTTGCATCGAGCGCTGGATGTTCAACAATTTGTGATACCGCAACCTTGGCTGTTTTAGCCATGATACTGGTAGAAGAAAGAAGTGCTGCTCCTGCTAGCATGGCGACGGCCATAATGTTTCCTGCTTTCATCTTAGCTCCTTGAATTCAGCAATAATGATGTGATGTTGTGTACTTTGTCGTTATGATTTTTCTCTAAGTTGCACATTTTCTGTGCAACTTAATCATTATTACCAATAAGCTGTTCGAATGTGAAGCGAGATTTAACAAGTTATCAACAAAACACGAACTAAGTAGCTTTCCGCATAGAGGCATGGATTAAGATGTTTCTCGGGGTGACGCCTCTTGAACAAAATTCTCCAAGTGAAACGTCATAGCCCTGCTCACGTAAATAGAGCGCTTTATCCAAAACAAGCCACAACTCCAATCCGCGACGAAAAACTTGCTGCACCAAGCTCAAACGCTCCATCTGCCAGTAACGCTCTATTCCTCGCTGCAGATAGTTATCAAAATCGATCGTCGGTAAATCGATCTGTTTGTGCTCTGCCGCCCACAAACAAAACGCGGTGAAACCTAACGAGAGCTGAGACTTTTTAATACTTGGGACCGGAATGTAATCATCTACGCCACATTCGCCTTTGAGTAGCAAGTCAAAACCTAAACGAAAACTCATCTCTTCAAATCGGTGACGCTTAACTCGTTGTCCACCAGTAACCGTCTCTTGAAGGGGAATACGCAATTCAGATTTAGACAAGTGCAAATGTGACGCTTTGCCCGCCTGAGATAGAGGCTGATAGACGTCACTTTGAACTAGGTGATAGCAACAAGGAGCGATAGTCATGGCAGGCAAACGGCAAGCCGCCCCTTTCTTCATCAATGAGGCGTGGAGATCTCCGCAAGCATGGAGCGCAACCGCATGTTGTGCAGAATTCAACGCCTTGATTGAAGATTCCGCCAGCGCATCACCTTGAACAAATTTCATCGGCAGCTGATGTTTGTCTGCTTCCTGCTGACCTGTCTCACATAACGCTTGTTGGAACTCAAAGCTCGTAACGTTTTGCTTGCTCTGACTGGCTAAAATACGCCCTAAGAAACCTTTTCCCGAGCACCACTCCAGCCACTCGGTTCCTTCATGCTTTTGCAGGGCAATTTCACCCATCGCTAATATTTGCTCAAGTTTTCGCCCAGGCACGCCGCTGTCGACTCCCCTCTCTAACTCAAGCCCAGTAAGAGGACTGCGTTCAAGAAAACAGAGCTGCGCGAGCGTCAAAACGTCAGGCAAGTATTGACCGACCATGTCGCTGAGTTGCTCAGGGTAAGCTTTATAGTGCTCTATCTGTTGCGTCGAGAGTGAACTTAGCCACAGACATAACTCCGGATGGCTTTTCTGCCAAGGAAAGTCGGTTTGCTCACTTTGTAAAAATGGCTCGATACGCCAAAAGTTCTGATGAGCGAGTAGCAGAGAATTGAGTGTTTGAAATTGCTGGTACATGCTTCCCCCTAGTGAATGCGTAGTTTAGAGGGAAGCGAATCATTTGAATAGAAATTAACGAACAGGAAGTTCGATATCTTTAAACATCGCTTCGATGTCTGCGTTAGATTTGAGTGATAACGCCTGTTCAACAACGGGACGAGTAAGGTGAGGAGCAAATCGCTCCATAAAGTCATACATGTAAGAACGTAAGAAGGTACCACGGCGGAAACCGATGCTGGTGGTACTCGCACCGAAGATATGGCTGGCATCGATCGCGACAAGATCGGTATCTTGCTCTTTGTCAATTGCCATACTTGCGATCACCCCAACGCCAATCCCCATACGAACGTAGGTTTTAATAACGTCGGCATCCGTCGCAGTGAAGACCACTCTTGGGGTTAAGCCATGTTTATTAAATGCGGCATCCAGTTCAGAGCGACCAGTGAAGCCAAACACATAAGTGACTAGCGAATAGGAAGCCAAGTCTTGAATCGTCACCTGGTCTTTTTGCGCAAGCGGGTGAGACTTAGGGACAACTATCGAGCGGTTCCAGTGATAGCAAGGTAACATGATGGCATCTTGATAAAGGTGGAGCGCTTCGGTCGCAATCGCAAAGTTTGCCGTTCCTTTAGCAATCGCTTCTGACATTTGGCTTGGCGTGCCTTGGTGCATGTGCAAGGAGACTTTCGGGTAACGAGCCGTGAACCCTTTAATCACATCAGGCAGAGCATAGCGCGCTTGTGTGTGGGTTGTGGAGATGTTCAATGTGCCCATTTCAGGGTGAGTATGCTCACCTGCTACCGCTTTAATGCTCTCAACACGAGCTAAAATCTCTTGTGAAATACGGATAATGTCTTCGCCAGCGCTCGTCACTTGGGTTAGGTGCTTACCACTGCGTTCAAAAATCTGAATACCAAGTTCATCCTCAAGCAAACGAACCTGCTTACTGATACCTGGCTGAGAAGTGTAAAGACTCTCAGCCGTTGCGGACACATTTAAATTGTGGTTTACAACCTCAACAATGTACTTCAATTGTTGTAATTTCATTCCTGAACCGTACTCCCTTATCGACGCACACCATGAACGTACAATCATAGTTTATAATATTTAGTTATAACGTCTCTTAAGTGAAATTGATAGCCCTACGACCCGTTGCGTTGCCTAAACTTAGAGCGAAGTAAACTTGTTCGGTCGTTTTGCAACCAATTACTCATTATCAGGGACGAAAAAGCGTTTTTGATTAACGAAACACTAAGCATTGAGTAATAATAGAAAAATGAGTGCAGAGAGTTAGCGGGATCGTGTATCCTTATCTGCTAGCCATCAGAAAACATAAGATACGGAATTTATGAATATTGGTTTAATCATAGCTTTAGTTGCCATCTTACTAGTCTTGGTTCTTGGCTATAACATTATGTTGCAGTATAAGGTCAAAGCGGAAACTGCAAAGAAGCAAGAGAGCTCTCGCTACCTGCAAATTATCGATGCGACAGAAGAGCTTATTGGACACGCTCATCACCTTCCCTACAGTAAAGCTCTGCTTGTGTGCCTAAATAATCGTATTCTTGATGCGCTGCAAAACATGCACGATCTCGACCCGAAAAATAAACAACTTGCCCAACGGGTAGAAAACGTAAAAAGCCAAATCACTCAGCTTGAAGAAAACCACAATGGCAACGAGAGCACAGCGTTCAAAGTGCCTAGCAATGACAAACAAGCGATCATGATGTTGAAGTTAGTCAAACGCCTGCGTGACACCATTCGAAGCGAGCACAACAAAGGCCGATTTGAAACTCAGGCTTACGTCGAAGAAAACGCTCGCTTAGAAACAATTCAAATCCGTATCAACATCGAAAATGTCATCAAACGCGCCAATGACTCGATTGTACGCGGACAACCAGGCACGGCAGTTCAGTTGCTACGTAAAGGGATTGATGCGTTGAGTACTAAAAACGATAACTACTCCAATCAAGCCAGAGAAAAGCTTCAAGCCATGTATGATGACTTAGAGCAAAGTAGACAAACTCGTAATGCGGAAGAGTTACACCAAATGGAAGAAAAAGAGCGCAAAGATGATATGGACGCACTCTTTGGTGAAAAGAAAAAATGGTAATATAATCACCGTGATTCCGTTTCTAAAGGTCGCTGATGCGGCCTTTTCTATTTGTAAAGTGTGTAATGATTGATCTGACAAACTACGATTCCCTGCTCGCCCCCATCAATGCTTTTCTTCAATGCCCGACCCCCGATGAGTGGGTCAATGAAGCCAAGAAACCAGAGCACCTAAAAACCATCCTTATTGATCACCTTTTATGTGAGCTGAAAGCCGGTCAGTCCGCTATGTATTTAATTCGCAAATACGCGGTAGACAAAGACAGTGCCCACAATTTGTTGGACTGGTTTAAACCATACGAAGACTTTGCGTATCGTAAAACAGGTAATCTGGCATCGTTAAAAGGTAAGAGCAATATCTCTAAGTCGATCATGGCCAAGTCTCACTCCCCATACAGTCAGGACTTAATCGATAAAATGGTGTTGCTGATAAAAGAGGAGTTACACCACTTTTATCAAGTGTTGGAAATTATGGATGCGAGAGGTATCGCTTACGAGCCCGTTCAGGCAAGTCGATATGCAAAAGGGCTGTTGGCAGAAATGGCGACACACGAGCCTCAAACCCTGATTGATAAGTTGATTATTGGTGCCTACATCGAAGCACGCTCATGCGAACGATTTGCCAAGCTCGCACCGCATATGGATGAAGATATTGCGAAGTTTTATGTGTCTTTACTTCGCTCAGAGGCGCGCCACTATCAAGACTATTTAACGCTCGCGGAAGAAATAGCAGGCAAAGACATCTCAGAGCGCGTCCAATTTTTTGGTAAGCTAGAAGCTGATTTAATCTCCTCTCCTGATACCGACTTTAAATTTCATAGTGGTGTGCCTTTCTAGCTTTAGCACTTATCACAACTCTAAAATATAAAAAGGCTCACCTAACTAGGTGAGCCTTTTACTCGTAACTGCAAATCTAAAGCTCGAAATTACTCGAAATCTTCAGCGCTTGGTAGTCTATCTAGTAGTTCATAGTATTCGCCAGCTACCGCACCAATATCACCAGCTAAGTATGCTTGGATTAGATTCAGATCTGTCGTCCAAAGCTCCTTATCTTGTGTGGATGCTGCATCATATCCTGCGTATACGTTATCAACTGCAAACATCATTGCATCAGTATAGCCGAAGTAGATTAACTCCATTGCATCGGTGTAGCCCGAGTAAGCGACGTTAACATCATGAGCCTTACCACCAGCAAATGCAATTGTGCCAGCGTTTGAATCATAGATGAGGTCTCCAGACGCTATATTTGCGTTAACAAAGTTGTTAAATGATTGCGAGAAGTTCAACGTACCAGCGGCAATGTCTGCATCAATAGTCGCTTTCATCGCGTTTACCATCGGCGCGTCAAAGAGTAAAACTGCATCGTGGTAAGCTTTAACAATACTAGTTCTAAAGCCACCCCATGCGGTATCAATACTATTTGCAACTGCAGTTAGATCCGCTGAATCATAGCTATCTAGGAACACTTTCAGATCATAACCGTCGGATGTCACAAGTTGATTCGCATAAGCGTAAGCCAACTTGTTCGATTTAGTCGCTACAAACGTTTTGCCATCAATCGCAAACTCAACTTTGTCACCCGCAATAATGCCATAACGGTCCTGTTGTTTCGTAAATGTGTCAAATTGTGCTTTACCACGCGACTTCACGGTGTAGTCGTCTGACTGCATTTGGCGCACACCCATATTTAGGATTAGATCACCAATACGCTGACGGCTACGATTCGAGATATCTAAGAAACGCTCAATACCTCTTGGCATTGGAGAAAGAGACTCCATCTGTTCAGTAATGTGTAGATTCACTTGAACACCATTTAGGTTTGAGTAAGCATTCCCCTCTTTATCAATTAGCTTAACTGGGTTATTCAAACCTGTCTTCGCAATGATATTCGCCATGATGTTTTCGTACTCAGCCTGAACACCAGGAATATCCATAAGTGATGCAAAGCTTACTTCATCTGTATAGCGGGTTGAGAAGCGTCTTGAAAGGAAGTAACTTGCAAGGGCTTTATCAGGCCAGCTACCTAAAACAGACACAGCATTTGACCAAGGGTAGTCAGGATCGAAGCTGCCGATAGAGTTTAGGAATCGACCATTCTTAGTTTCAGCTACCGCAACATAGCCACTTTCTGCATCCTCAATAAACTCCGCAGCAACAGAGTCAAAACAGTTCGCATCAATTAAATCGTAGCTTGCAGGAATGTTGAACGAACTATTGTTTAATAGTTGACCAAACGAAATTACTTTCTGATCACCGCTACTATTTTGAATAACACATTGGTGTTCCGGAGTTGCAAGCACATCTAGGAAGTATGCCGCTGCTTTTTGTGCACCAAAAGCGTAATCACAGAACCAACGGTTAGTTTCATCACCTGGTGTTTTACAATATTGCTCATTCGCCGCAAGACTTAACAGGAAGTCTCCAGGCTTGTCGGTAGAACTTGTTAAACCTAAATTGGTGTAGATGCTATCAATACGTTCTAGATCTTCCATCTTATCGCGGATAGATGTCATCTCGCGGAATCGACGGACAATGTAGCTAGGGTAATCCGAAGCGAACAAACCGTTCGTACTGTATTCCGCTAAGTTTCTGCGATCATAGCTATCGAGATAGTTCTGCCATTCGTAAGATACAATTTCATCTAAGGTTGTTCCCTCATCGAAACGGTTACAGTCACTATTTAATGAGACATTACCATCCGTACAGAAGCCGTAGGACTTACGCTCAATATCATGAACATTGTCTAGGTAGTATAGAACTCCGTATCGAGTCTTAGCATAATCTTCCACGTCATCACTAAGTGCAGCTGTATCAAAACGACTGAAATCACAGTTATATAGTGACTTGCCAGCTTGATCACCGTCAAGAGCAACAACTTCAGAACAAACCATAAGTGAATCGTTTGTACTGTTATTGCCAAATCGTTGAGAAAAGCTATTTTCATAGACTTGTAGATCTGCTAGGTACTGCTCATACGCTGCTACTTCATCCGCAGGAGCGTCTTCTCCAGGGTCAGCTACCACTGCTGGTGCGGATGTTGGCGAATCTTGAATGGTCTCAACTTTACGGCCGTAGCCAAACTTGAACGCTGCAATATCGTACAGACCCCAAGTTGGTGTCTCATCCAGCATACTCGGCGCGTAATCCATCGTAGAACTGTACGCCGGAATATTTTTCAAACCCAGAGCATGTGCTTGCTCTAGCGTGTAGTAGTTTGCTTTGTCATTTGAGCCTTTGAAGTTGTGGCGAAGACCAACGTTATGACCAATTTCATGGACAAGGGTATTGCTGTAAGTTGCAACTGTGATAGCGTCTGCCGCTATTTGTTGCAGATCCTTAGGTAGGTACTTCCAACGCTTAAGCTCGCGTGAAACTTCCACACCGTCTTCGTCTTTGTTAATCTTGAAATAACGGTCATCATCAAGTTCAAGGTTGTCAAGCATTGCCTTGTTTGTTGAAGAGACCCATGACGCTTCAATCGGATAAGCATTGTTTTCAGCCCAAAAAGATAGGCGGTTTTCCTCAGCTTTTACAACATCTTCAAAGTCCATGTCATCACTGAAGTTAGTAGTCAGGATTGTAGGCGTTTGGATTGGCGCTTTGTCACCCAGAACATCTTGCTTAGTTAGATTAGGAGCAAACGACGAGCTATTAATTGATTCTAACTTAGAAACAGCCGCCATCGTCGATAACTGTTCTACACGTGTAGACACTTCAGACTTAGTACCAGAGGGTTTTGTCGATAGTGGATCTAATCCATCCAAATCAAGCTGGTTACGGTTGTAAAAACGAGCGAGATTGTCCCAGTAGTACGGAACACCTGTACGCGCTACGCCTGCGTATTGGTTTACATGAGCTTTGATGATTTCGCCCGTCATTGGGTTACCCACAGAAGGGCCGTAACCAAGTAGTCCATTTGCCAAAGGCTCGTCAACTAGATTGATTATGTTGTAACGTAAGTCACCAGGGTGAACTCCCGCCCCTTCAGATTTATTGACAATCTCAATAGGTGGCTTGCCAGAATCATTACCAAACAATTGTAACGCTTGATTCATCTTATTCACGGTCTCAATAGTCGCGTCTAAGAAAATTTTGTTCTTTGGTTCAAAGAAGTTATCTGTTAGATAGTACTTTATGCTTTCGTTCGGATTGAAACGGTTTAAATACACTACATCACGATCATATTTGTTCGTGATCGGATTTAATTTCTTTGTTGATGTTGTGAAGAAGCCAATATCGTTTTCATCACCTACTGGATACATCACAGGTTGGTAGTCTTCCGACGCGACAACACTCTCATGAACAAGTGAGTAGTAGAAGCGCGACTTAAATGCACCATCAACCAGTGCTTCTTCCAATCCAGCTTTAGTCGCAAAATTGATGTAGTCAGAAATGTTATCTAGATCAACTCGGAAAGTGCGTTCCAATTCAAAGTTAAGTACACCATTTTTTGGATCAAACTCCCAAGAGACAAGCGTTGGTGTACCTTGCTCGGTAATTCCATCCGTCAGCCCATAGAGGTCTTCGTAGTTGAACTCAGATACGATGAGATCTTCAGGAGTAGGAGTAAAATGGGTCTTCTTACGAAAATCTAGGCTAGCATCGTTGTTGATTTCTTCTTTGTTTGTACAGTCATCGTAAGCGTCTTCACTACAACGATATGCAGCGAAATCACCCGGAATCTCAAGTACTTGAGCAAAGTTAACTAAGTCATCACTACCAACTAGATTATCTTGTTCAACACAGTAATTATTTTCATCTTTGGGTAATGAAGAGCCAGGGTAATTCTTGTCGAACGCGCGTACTTCCAAACCTGTTTCAGTGAAACATAGCTCCACATAGCGTCCCATACCTTGTAAAAACGGAAACTGGTTGAGTGCAAATCGCGGTGCAGCACCAGTAGTTGGTACATAGAACCAACGCCCATCTTTAAGGTCTTTAACCTGAATTTCTTTAGAGTCACGCTCAACGTAATCGTACGACTGATCGTCCGCGCCACAGCCCGCTAGTATTGCGGTTACGGCAGACGCCAGTGCTAATCTTTTTAATGCCATAATATGTCCTTATTTTTTATTTCTAGAAGGAGAAAGTAACGGTTGCTCGATAAGACGCGTTGTCTTGATCGAATAAGTCGATGTTGCCTAACGTGCCTCGTTCCGCATCTTGGTAAACACCCGATGTCGATGCCGATAAAGAAGCTGACCAATTATCTGTAAAGCGGTAACTTCCAAATAATGAGCCGCCATAGGTCCAACTCGTTCTCCTTGTTCCTTGATAGCTGATGGTATTTCCACCTAAGGCTGAAATACCGAGCGTCAATGATTCCCAAGATTTACTTACACTCGATGAAACAGAGTAAGTCCACTCGGTTAATGAGCGACCGCCTGCCGTTTTATATTTGTGGAAGTTTTTTCTAAGCCTTGGAGTAACAGAGACATTGACTCCCCAAGGTCTCATAGAAACAGGTATTGCGAGACGGAAAGCCGTTTGCAATTCGTCTTTACGCGAAGCTTCAGAGGTAGGGATAGTAAATTGCCCATTCGCTCCTATTTTCCCTGTTTCTCCAAATTCATATAAACTCGAATAACTTGCACCGATAACTGAATCTGTCGCAAAATCTCCAGTTTCATTTTCGTATGCTCGATATCCACCAGAGGACATAAAAGCGCTAATGTTATCTGAGAATGTATAATTTAAACTTCCGCTCCAAGAAAGACTTCTCACAGAGCGGTAATCATCTGGATGATATATATTTGTGTCATAAGAAAGGGACAAACTTCCTCCGAAATCTGACCAAACAG includes the following:
- the cysB gene encoding HTH-type transcriptional regulator CysB codes for the protein MKLQQLKYIVEVVNHNLNVSATAESLYTSQPGISKQVRLLEDELGIQIFERSGKHLTQVTSAGEDIIRISQEILARVESIKAVAGEHTHPEMGTLNISTTHTQARYALPDVIKGFTARYPKVSLHMHQGTPSQMSEAIAKGTANFAIATEALHLYQDAIMLPCYHWNRSIVVPKSHPLAQKDQVTIQDLASYSLVTYVFGFTGRSELDAAFNKHGLTPRVVFTATDADVIKTYVRMGIGVGVIASMAIDKEQDTDLVAIDASHIFGASTTSIGFRRGTFLRSYMYDFMERFAPHLTRPVVEQALSLKSNADIEAMFKDIELPVR
- a CDS encoding zinc-dependent metalloprotease: MALKRLALASAVTAILAGCGADDQSYDYVERDSKEIQVKDLKDGRWFYVPTTGAAPRFALNQFPFLQGMGRYVELCFTETGLEVRAFDKNYPGSSLPKDENNYCVEQDNLVGSDDLVNFAQVLEIPGDFAAYRCSEDAYDDCTNKEEINNDASLDFRKKTHFTPTPEDLIVSEFNYEDLYGLTDGITEQGTPTLVSWEFDPKNGVLNFELERTFRVDLDNISDYINFATKAGLEEALVDGAFKSRFYYSLVHESVVASEDYQPVMYPVGDENDIGFFTTSTKKLNPITNKYDRDVVYLNRFNPNESIKYYLTDNFFEPKNKIFLDATIETVNKMNQALQLFGNDSGKPPIEIVNKSEGAGVHPGDLRYNIINLVDEPLANGLLGYGPSVGNPMTGEIIKAHVNQYAGVARTGVPYYWDNLARFYNRNQLDLDGLDPLSTKPSGTKSEVSTRVEQLSTMAAVSKLESINSSSFAPNLTKQDVLGDKAPIQTPTILTTNFSDDMDFEDVVKAEENRLSFWAENNAYPIEASWVSSTNKAMLDNLELDDDRYFKINKDEDGVEVSRELKRWKYLPKDLQQIAADAITVATYSNTLVHEIGHNVGLRHNFKGSNDKANYYTLEQAHALGLKNIPAYSSTMDYAPSMLDETPTWGLYDIAAFKFGYGRKVETIQDSPTSAPAVVADPGEDAPADEVAAYEQYLADLQVYENSFSQRFGNNSTNDSLMVCSEVVALDGDQAGKSLYNCDFSRFDTAALSDDVEDYAKTRYGVLYYLDNVHDIERKSYGFCTDGNVSLNSDCNRFDEGTTLDEIVSYEWQNYLDSYDRRNLAEYSTNGLFASDYPSYIVRRFREMTSIRDKMEDLERIDSIYTNLGLTSSTDKPGDFLLSLAANEQYCKTPGDETNRWFCDYAFGAQKAAAYFLDVLATPEHQCVIQNSSGDQKVISFGQLLNNSSFNIPASYDLIDANCFDSVAAEFIEDAESGYVAVAETKNGRFLNSIGSFDPDYPWSNAVSVLGSWPDKALASYFLSRRFSTRYTDEVSFASLMDIPGVQAEYENIMANIIAKTGLNNPVKLIDKEGNAYSNLNGVQVNLHITEQMESLSPMPRGIERFLDISNRSRQRIGDLILNMGVRQMQSDDYTVKSRGKAQFDTFTKQQDRYGIIAGDKVEFAIDGKTFVATKSNKLAYAYANQLVTSDGYDLKVFLDSYDSADLTAVANSIDTAWGGFRTSIVKAYHDAVLLFDAPMVNAMKATIDADIAAGTLNFSQSFNNFVNANIASGDLIYDSNAGTIAFAGGKAHDVNVAYSGYTDAMELIYFGYTDAMMFAVDNVYAGYDAASTQDKELWTTDLNLIQAYLAGDIGAVAGEYYELLDRLPSAEDFE
- a CDS encoding ABC transporter permease, with the translated sequence MSAFAFFGALEIGLLYGLVALGVYLTFRVLDFPDLSVDGSFPMGAAVAATAIVSGINPWVATGMAILAGAATGWVTAFLAVRCGILHLLASILTMIAAFSINIRIMGRPNIALLGEETILTPFETLGDSMLIRPLVVGVLVLISAWFVVRLLNSDFGLGLRATGVNARMVSAQGASTAFYTYFCLALSNGFVGFAGALFAQTNSFADVTSGVGTIVVGLAAVILGQTLIPGKKIWVAVVAVIVGSVLYRLAVAFALSSGMFGLQASDLNLVTALLVAIALIAPKLKGNLKAKKANSPATKTQAVKRGDNSGGVA
- the miaE gene encoding tRNA isopentenyl-2-thiomethyl-A-37 hydroxylase MiaE, translating into MIDLTNYDSLLAPINAFLQCPTPDEWVNEAKKPEHLKTILIDHLLCELKAGQSAMYLIRKYAVDKDSAHNLLDWFKPYEDFAYRKTGNLASLKGKSNISKSIMAKSHSPYSQDLIDKMVLLIKEELHHFYQVLEIMDARGIAYEPVQASRYAKGLLAEMATHEPQTLIDKLIIGAYIEARSCERFAKLAPHMDEDIAKFYVSLLRSEARHYQDYLTLAEEIAGKDISERVQFFGKLEADLISSPDTDFKFHSGVPF
- a CDS encoding ABC transporter substrate-binding protein; protein product: MKAGNIMAVAMLAGAALLSSTSIMAKTAKVAVSQIVEHPALDATRQGLIDGLKAKGYQQGENLEFDYKTAQGNPAIAVQIARQFVGEKPDVLVGIATPTAQALVSATRSIPVVFTAVTDPVGAKLVSQMEQPGKNVTGLSDLSPVAQHVELIKELLPDVKSIGVVFNPGEANAVTLVKLLKESAKAHGLEVVEATALKSADVQSATQAIAEKSDVIYAPTDNTVASAIEGMIVAANQAKTPVFGGATSYVEKGAIAGLGFDYYQVGVQTADYVAAILEGSEPGELDVKVAKGSDLVVNQGVAKQLGLTVPASVLDRATSVK
- a CDS encoding methyltransferase, with product MYQQFQTLNSLLLAHQNFWRIEPFLQSEQTDFPWQKSHPELCLWLSSLSTQQIEHYKAYPEQLSDMVGQYLPDVLTLAQLCFLERSPLTGLELERGVDSGVPGRKLEQILAMGEIALQKHEGTEWLEWCSGKGFLGRILASQSKQNVTSFEFQQALCETGQQEADKHQLPMKFVQGDALAESSIKALNSAQHAVALHACGDLHASLMKKGAACRLPAMTIAPCCYHLVQSDVYQPLSQAGKASHLHLSKSELRIPLQETVTGGQRVKRHRFEEMSFRLGFDLLLKGECGVDDYIPVPSIKKSQLSLGFTAFCLWAAEHKQIDLPTIDFDNYLQRGIERYWQMERLSLVQQVFRRGLELWLVLDKALYLREQGYDVSLGEFCSRGVTPRNILIHASMRKAT